In Candidatus Tanganyikabacteria bacterium, the following are encoded in one genomic region:
- a CDS encoding ribosome maturation factor RimP, producing the protein MTIQERVHSLAQPLAASLGLDVVEVEWTREHGRRILRVTIYKPAGISHDDCEALSRRLDAALDEAGAIQEPYHLEVSSPGAERPLESDEDYRRFAGRRVLIKLREPVAGRREWRGSLVGATPDEVVVAHEGGEMALPRGSISRARLSID; encoded by the coding sequence ATGACCATCCAAGAGCGCGTGCACTCGCTTGCACAGCCGCTGGCCGCCTCGCTCGGCCTGGATGTCGTCGAGGTCGAATGGACCCGGGAGCACGGCCGGCGCATCCTCAGGGTGACGATCTACAAGCCGGCCGGCATCTCGCACGACGACTGCGAGGCGCTCAGCCGCCGCCTCGACGCGGCACTCGACGAAGCCGGGGCGATCCAGGAGCCCTACCACCTGGAAGTCTCGTCGCCCGGGGCCGAGCGGCCCCTCGAGAGCGACGAGGATTACCGCCGCTTCGCCGGGCGGCGGGTGCTCATCAAGCTGCGAGAGCCGGTAGCGGGCCGGCGCGAGTGGCGCGGGAGCCTGGTGGGCGCGACCCCCGACGAGGTCGTGGTCGCCCACGAAGGCGGGGAAATGGCGCTGCCGCGAGGCAGCATCAGCCGTGCCCGTTTGTCCATCGATTAG